From the Candidatus Poribacteria bacterium genome, one window contains:
- the hisH gene encoding imidazole glycerol phosphate synthase subunit HisH: MIAIIDYEAGNLTSVARALTHLGYKNQITSTAETILTADRVIFPGVGAAKATMQTLHKRGLNQVLTDFYRTGKPMLGICIGIQILFEHSEEEDAECLGLLRGRVKKYPTAGSEKLKVPQIGWNEVYQTKPHAIFKDVPNPAHFYFVNSYYPEPEKTDVVIGKTTYGLEFCSAIAQDNLIATQFHLEKSGRVGLKMLNNFLSL, encoded by the coding sequence ATGATTGCAATTATAGATTACGAAGCAGGAAACCTTACAAGTGTCGCGCGTGCCTTGACACATCTCGGCTATAAAAACCAGATTACATCCACCGCTGAAACGATACTTACAGCCGACCGCGTTATCTTTCCCGGTGTCGGTGCCGCAAAAGCCACGATGCAAACCTTACACAAACGCGGGTTAAACCAAGTCCTCACAGACTTCTACCGCACCGGCAAACCGATGCTCGGCATCTGCATCGGAATTCAGATCCTCTTTGAACATAGCGAAGAAGAGGATGCCGAATGTCTGGGGCTTCTACGAGGACGTGTAAAGAAATATCCTACGGCTGGTTCAGAAAAACTAAAGGTCCCACAAATCGGTTGGAACGAAGTGTATCAGACAAAACCGCACGCAATCTTCAAAGACGTTCCGAATCCGGCACACTTCTATTTCGTCAATTCCTACTATCCTGAGCCAGAGAAAACGGACGTTGTAATCGGAAAGACGACGTACGGACTTGAGTTCTGTAGTGCGATTGCCCAAGACAACCTCATCGCGACACAGTTCCATCTCGAAAAGAGTGGGCGTGTCGGGCTAAAAATGCTTAATAATTTTCTGAGCCTTTGA
- a CDS encoding ATP-binding protein has translation MLTFFLALFVLLINVSAHLFQMSEYYPAISHCYYGVMILSVLYMKPRGQNVLFAITAVANWIYVFRYPNQVESIIIALLYPFVVFGVIRVIRHFHTQRLSGAEEIEEIHSVNANLEKQVRDISTLFEVSKAANANLELEGLFQRIIEILSKRLGIYRGALHLYENGEVITEVETVLGLTPAEMKRGTDNQMEDIQKQVLATGKAIGVPQTRNPLSYVKLFESERVESKDRIAFWCIPIVVEENVIGTLTIDKASDEFSAEDDRRLLTIIASTIAQGVKIQQTIDALVESERMATLGRLVRTIAHEVRNPLGSIRLGTQLLQSSDVDGFSQVSETPSENVQLSQDEIQEYTAIIIKEVDRLNRFIEQLLAFSKPAMRAAKRTDIHQLLDSSLAICRPELEHQAITVITQYGTCPEVNVNEDGITQVILNLFYNAIEAMDTEGTLTIQTEYVPETEVVLMRVQDDGPGIPPEDIPMLFDPFYTTKQKGTGLGLHISQRILAEHRGSIQVDENLEVGTAFVMSLPVY, from the coding sequence ATGCTAACATTCTTTCTCGCACTTTTTGTGCTCCTCATCAACGTCAGCGCGCATCTGTTTCAGATGTCGGAATACTATCCAGCAATAAGCCACTGCTACTACGGGGTGATGATTCTCTCAGTCCTCTACATGAAACCTCGCGGACAGAATGTTTTGTTCGCTATTACGGCAGTAGCCAACTGGATTTATGTCTTCCGCTATCCGAATCAAGTCGAAAGCATCATCATCGCACTTCTCTATCCGTTTGTTGTATTCGGCGTTATCCGCGTCATTCGTCACTTCCACACGCAGCGACTGAGTGGTGCTGAAGAGATAGAGGAGATACACAGTGTCAATGCGAATTTAGAGAAACAGGTACGGGACATCTCGACGCTTTTTGAGGTAAGTAAAGCGGCAAACGCAAATCTTGAGTTAGAGGGATTATTTCAGCGCATCATTGAGATTCTGTCCAAGCGACTCGGCATATATCGCGGGGCTTTACACCTCTACGAAAACGGGGAGGTCATCACTGAGGTCGAAACCGTCTTGGGACTCACACCCGCCGAGATGAAACGGGGCACCGACAATCAGATGGAAGACATTCAGAAACAGGTACTCGCAACAGGTAAAGCGATCGGCGTTCCACAAACTCGGAACCCGCTCAGTTATGTTAAACTCTTTGAATCCGAACGCGTTGAATCCAAAGACAGAATCGCGTTCTGGTGTATCCCGATTGTTGTCGAAGAGAACGTCATCGGTACATTGACGATAGACAAAGCATCCGATGAATTTTCAGCAGAGGACGATCGGAGGCTCTTAACAATTATCGCCTCCACCATTGCACAAGGCGTTAAAATCCAACAGACAATCGACGCATTGGTTGAATCAGAACGGATGGCAACACTCGGAAGACTCGTCCGAACCATCGCACACGAGGTGCGAAACCCACTCGGCAGTATCCGGCTTGGCACACAACTGCTGCAAAGTTCAGACGTGGACGGATTTTCACAAGTTTCCGAAACCCCTTCTGAAAATGTCCAACTCTCTCAAGACGAGATTCAGGAATACACCGCAATCATTATCAAAGAGGTGGACAGGCTGAATCGGTTCATTGAGCAATTGTTGGCTTTCAGCAAACCCGCAATGCGTGCTGCAAAACGGACAGACATCCACCAACTCCTTGATAGCAGCCTCGCGATCTGCCGTCCGGAATTGGAGCATCAAGCCATCACGGTAATCACGCAATACGGCACTTGTCCAGAAGTCAATGTTAACGAAGACGGTATAACGCAGGTCATTCTCAACCTATTTTACAACGCCATTGAAGCGATGGATACAGAAGGAACGTTGACAATTCAGACAGAATATGTGCCAGAGACAGAAGTCGTCCTTATGCGTGTTCAGGATGACGGACCCGGGATTCCACCTGAAGATATACCGATGCTGTTCGATCCGTTTTACACCACCAAACAGAAAGGCACCGGGTTGGGACTCCACATCAGCCAAAGAATTCTTGCTGAACATCGGGGCAGCATTCAAGTTGATGAGAACCTCGAAGTCGGCACAGCGTTTGTCATGTCCCTCCCTGTGTATTAA